Proteins encoded together in one Tripterygium wilfordii isolate XIE 37 chromosome 14, ASM1340144v1, whole genome shotgun sequence window:
- the LOC120014335 gene encoding LOB domain-containing protein 38-like encodes MSCNGCRVLRKGCSESCILRPCLQWIESPESQGHATVFVAKFFGRAGLMSFISAVPENQRPALFQSLLFEACGRTVNPVNGAVGLLWTGNWHICQAAVETVLRGGALRPMPELLSGGESPTMPASDEASEVACTDMWKLQDPSPTSNCRFSSSRSKASVKRKQTDESPTLLQPTDLHLRLTPSLSPKFSPRKHEIRRPGTPSMNSEESVTTTCFESGLGDQNSNGGDNRKLLNLFV; translated from the exons ATGAGTTGCAACGGGTGCCGAGTTCTGCGGAAGGGATGCAGCGAGTCTTGTATTCTACGTCCGTGCTTGCAGTGGATCGAGAGCCCCGAATCACAAGGCCACGCCACCGTTTTCGTCGCCAAGTTCTTCGGCCGCGCTGGTCTCATGTCCTTCATCTCCGCCGTCCCGGAAAATCAGCGTCCCG CTTTGTTTCAGTCTCTTTTGTTTGAAGCGTGTGGAAGAACGGTAAACCCTGTAAACGGCGCCGTTGGGCTGCTATGGACAGGGAACTGGCATATTTGTCAGGCGGCAGTGGAGACTGTCCTTCGCGGAGGTGCACTTCGTCCGATGCCGGAGCTACTTTCTGGTGGAGAATCTCCTACGATGCCTGCGTCCGATGAGGCCTCCGAAGTTGCCTGTACGGACATGTGGAAGCTCCAGGATCCGAGTCCGACTTCCAACTGTCGATTCTCCAGTTCGAGATCCAAGGCGTCCGTGAAACGCAAGCAAACCGATGAATCTCCAACGCTGCTGCAACCGACCGATCTGCATCTTCGCTTGACCCCGAGCTTGTCACCGAAGTTTTCCCCTCGCAAGCATGAAATCCGACGCCCGGGGACGCCATCAATGAACTCAGAGGAGTCGGTGACCACAACGTGCTTCGAAAGTGGATTGGGCGATCAGAACAGCAACGGAGGAGATAATAGAAAGCTACTTAACCTGTTTGTTTGA